One Brassica oleracea var. oleracea cultivar TO1000 chromosome C7, BOL, whole genome shotgun sequence genomic window carries:
- the LOC106305317 gene encoding protein MODIFIER OF SNC1 1-like isoform X2 produces MTFSSTGDRRWGTTRRSGMTILGKVAVPKPINLPSQRLENQGLDPNVEIVPKGTLSWGSKSPLNAWGTSSLSPRTESGPGSPSHLSNRPSSGGSVTRPSTADSDKAHDSSSTAWDANSRPSSASGVFPSNQASVALQRPHSADTRPGSSHLSRFAESVSETSATWGQHGVAPTKKDGFSLTSGDFPSLGTEKSAMPQDAGPGTRPASSSGRSEEERGVDQEANVRIGDDSAWRRDNQPYSENESRYCREKGQLDSRGLQPYPNANFPHQYDAWRGPPVNNHQGGGWYRGNQPYGAPMGPGGFHVDPFPFYPTQVPPVPGHEAGPRGNHAINEKMFRPPILDPYVHPRPGFYHGPVPREGYYGPPMGYGGPSNRDLPFAGRPAGPHAYHQHPAQGRYDTSASSVALERNEPSHSQERQYKILLKPQDGRLMEDEAKREEFLGNRPSTAEKVAPHMQTSKNNRRVNNNETSGEVQPITVENAAREDPSLIQKIEGFNAKTTFNSKTSANKVSARMPRSGHASDSQNSLPYKQVDPATNKSAELAAISGTTISRRSTQQTQGGADHQAKQRVNSGGNDGWRKTAVMSGSSAVTLAPNPERSPNPERFAEINVGDSLDTDSIGKPGSGISVEPNDNQLTTMRELARQRTQQRQKEEEERARDQRAKALAKLEELNRRSQLAGESSVKNLEAAHNASTPDMPEVPLSHSPASREKKTTVTAEDSIEVTEESGKTLLPSPEDANNEGSTQHDNPPRHHDGAASKQKRLGYKQKQNIVFEKKMAGSSFSEATTEVVDVVPPPEVSNEGVLGHNSVMPAASSVSTESTNTKRKNNRNGNKKKHRVEETTAMNPTRATVGKDSKSGDESTEIGRERAPEMEFGSLSVPSLDIKVSGNSSDQISSFTNEESQSRVKHNWKSQHLRRNPRNSVANKPAEKFAGSSTVIWAPVHPQQKADISTDADSQKTVPEFSTSSKSLHQVQTSSKSKRVEMERYVAKPIVKEMAEQSVSKNPITTAPEMTENVLQKENCGGEGTGILQPSVSTAGKSGSPSKSRHGNGRQGKHGRDHGSPHQRGSVASTKALEDGQFRGTVNYHRNNQTEQIAVGSSKDHTTCKSDGWNDGWYVPPETHSSAAEEVEANGPGTVAVGKDQGMSIHGKQHASRSYKDGGSNYSDPRKANKRDPSKAHMQQSGHGVGQQDLPVASKESRGPEDHVSHTAVNSNVNRGGNHGGREYTRDKTYVSQKRDVAGYGQKMTSADTPAQSQNRSTSKEVQGEHHPNSMFQKNTDHSQRFGRGHHDSQGGWGSSAQENMHHHHHQRPASNRDRQKQNLHYEYKPVGSHTHDGEQQFKDGSQAEGPPRYREKGQGQQRHGGHQQQRGSAGRNTGHGLTDERN; encoded by the exons ATGACCTTTAGCTCGACAGGGGATCGAAG ATGGGGTACTACAAGAAGAAGTGGCATGACTATATTGGGAAAGGTTGCTGTTCCGAAACCGATTAATTTACCAAGCCAAAG GCTAGAGAATCAAGGCCTTGACCCGAATGTGGAAATTGTTCCAAA GGGAACCCTTAGTTGGGGCAGTAAATCACCACTTAATGCGTGGGGGACATCATCACTGTCACCACGAACTGAAAGTGGTCCTGGTTCGCCAAGCCACCTTAGTAATCGCCCTTCTTCTGGTGGAAGTGTCACTCGACCTTCAACTGCAGACAGTGACAAAGCGCATGATTCTTCTTCTACTGCATGGGATGCAAACTCCCGGCCTTCATCAGCATCCGGGGTGTTTCCATCTAATCAGGCATCAGTTGCACTACAACGTCCACATAGTGCAGACACAAGACCTGGAAGTTCCCACTTATCACGATTTGCTGAATCCGTGTCAGAGACTTCTGCAACATGGGGTCAACAT GGAGTTGCTCCAACAAAAAAGGATGGTTTTTCTTTGACTTCTGGAGATTTTCCTTCTCTTGGTACTGAAAAGAGCGCAATGCCACAAG ATGCTGGACCTGGAACTCGTCCTGCATCTTCGTCTGGAAGATCTGAGGAAGAGCGAGGTGTGGATCAAG AAGCTAATGTACGGATTGGAGATGACAGTGCCTGGAGAAGAGATAATCAACCATACAGTGAAAATGAATCTAGATATTGTAGAGAGAAAGGGCAATTGGACTCCCGTGGTTTACAACCTTATCCCAATGCGAATTTCCCTCATCAATATGATGCTTGGCGAGGTCCTCCAGTAAATAATCATCAAGGTGGAGGCTGGTATAGAGGGAACCAACCTTATGGTGCCCCAATGGGTCCTGGGGGATTTCATGTTGATCCTTTTCCGTTTTATCCTACGCAAGTTCCACCTGTTCCTGGACATGAGGCTGGTCCTCGGGGTAATCACGCTATTAATGAAAAGATGTTCAGGCCTCCAATCCTTGACCCTTATGTCCACCCAAGGCCTGGGTTTTATCATGGTCCAGTGCCACGTGAAGGCTACTATGGTCCTCCCATGGGGTATGGCGGTCCTAGCAACAGAGACCTGCCTTTTGCAGGGAGGCCTGCTGGTCCTCATGCTTATCACCAGCACCCTGCTCAAGGTAGATATGATACGTCTGCGAGTTCAGTGGCTTTGGAACGGAATGAGCCATCACATTCTCAAGAAAGACAATACAAGATTCTCTTAAAGCCCCAAGATGGGAGGTTAATGGAAGATGAAGCAAAGCGGGAAGAATTTCTAGGAAATAGGCCCTCGACTGCAGAGAAAGTAGCTCCACACATGCAAACTTCAAAAAACAACAGGAGAGTAAACAACAATGAGACAAGTGGTGAGGTCCAACCAATTACGGTAGAAAATGCTGCCCGCGAAGATCCCAGTTTGATTCAGAAAATAGAGGGCTTCAATGCAAAAACTACATTCAATTCTAAGACCTCTGCAAATAAAGTTTCAGCAAGAATGCCTCGAAGTGGTCATGCAAGTGATAGTCAGAACTCATTACCCTATAAACAAGTTGATCCTGCCACCAACAAAAGCGCCGAGCTGGCAGCTATTAGTGGAACTACCATATCCAG GAGATCTACTCAACAGACTCAAGGTGGAGCTGATCATCAGGCCAAACAAAGAGTGAACAGCGGAGGCAATGATGGTTGGCGGAAGACAGCTGTTATGTCAGGCTCCTCTGCTGTAACTTTAGCTCCAAACCCAGAAAGATCTCCAAACCCAGAAAGATTTGCTGAGATAAATGTAGGTGACTCGCTGGACACCGATTCCATCGGGAAGCCTGGGTCTGGAATATCTGTGGAGCCAAACGACAACCAG CTTACTACAATGAGAGAGTTAGCCAGGCAGCGTACTCAACAGAGGCAAAAAGAGGAGGAAGAAAGAGCAAGAGATCAGCGGGCTAAGGCTCTTGCTAAACTAGAAGAATTGAACAGACGTTCCCAACTGGCTGGGGAGAGTTCAGTCAAGAACTTGGAAGCTGCGCACAATGCTTCTACCCCTGACATGCCAGAAGTTCCTCTGTCACATTCACCTGCATCACGGGAGAAGAAGACCACTGTTACAGCTGAAGATTCTATAGAAGTCACTGAAGAGTCAGGAAAAACGTTACTGCCTTCACCAGAAGATGCAAATAATGAAGGCTCTACTCAACATGATAACCCTCCACGTCACCATGATGGCGCTGCCTCAAAACAGAAACGCTTGGGTTATAAGCAGAAGCAAAATATCGTATTTGAGAAAAAAATGGCGGGGAGCTCTTTCTCTGAAGCTACCACAGAGGTAGTTGATGTTGTTCCACCTCCTGAGGTGTCAAACGAAGGTGTTCTAGGTCATAACTCAGTCATGCCAGCAGCGTCAAGCGTTTCAACTGAGTCAACTAACACGAAAAGAAAAAATAACAGGAATGGTAATAAGAAAAAGCACAGGGTTGAGGAGACGACAGCAATGAACCCGACAAGAGCTACCGTTGGAAAAGATTCAAAATCCGGAGATGAGTCAACTGAGATAGGTAGGGAAAGGGCACCAGAAATGGAGTTTGGGTCTCTTTCAGTCCCAAGCTTGGATATTAAAGTGTCTGGTAATTCGTCTGACCAAATAAGTTCCTTCACGAATGAAGAGTCGCAAAGCAGAGTAAAACACAACTGGAAATCTCAGCACTTGCGTAGGAATCCAAGAAACTCAGTGGCAAATAAGCCTGCAGAGAAATTTGCTGGTAGCAGTACTGTTATTTGGGCCCCGGTACATCCACAGCAGAAAGCTGATATCTCCACAGATGCAGACAGTCAGAAAACAGTTCCTGAGTTTAGCACCTCTTCGAAGAGTCTGCATCAAGTTCAGACTAGTTCTAAAAGCAAAAGAGTGGAGATGGAGAGATATGTAGCAAAGCCCATAGTAAAGGAAATGGCTGAGCAAAGCGTCAGTAAGAATCCAATAACGACTGCCCCAGAAATGACAGAAAATGTTCTGCAGAAAGAAAATTGTGGGGGTGAAGGTACAGGAATTCTCCAACCTTCTGTTTCAACTGCGGGGAAATCTGGGTCTCCTTCAAAGTCAAGACATGGGAATGGTAGGCAGGGCAAGCATGGTAGAGATCATGGATCTCCGCACCAGCGAGGTTCTGTAGCTTCTACTAAAGCTTTGGAGGATGGACAATTCCGAGGAACAGTGAACTATCACAGAAATAACCAAACTGAACAAATTGCTGTAGGCTCTTCTAAGGATCACACCACATGTAAATCTGATGGATGGAACGATGGTTGGTATGTGCCTCCTGAAACGCATTCCTCTGCGGCTGAAGAAGTAGAAGCAAATGGTCCTGGAACCGTTGCTGTTGGAAAAGATCAGGGAATGAGCATTCACGGTAAGCAGCATGCTTCCAGAAGCTACAAGGATGGAGGAAGTAACTATAGCGACCCTAGAAAAGCGAATAAGAGGGATCCCAGTAAAGCTCATATGCAGCAGTCTGGACATGGAGTAGGTCAACAAGATCTTCCTGTTGCTTCCAAAGAAAGTCGTGGCCCTGAGGATCATGTGTCGCACACAGCTGTTAACTCTAATGTTAATAGGGGAGGTAACCATGGTGGTCGTGAATACACGAGAGACAAAACTTATGTATCTCAGAAAAGGGATGTTGCTGGATACGGACAGAAAATGACATCAGCTGATACACCAGCCCAGTCCCAAAACCGATCTACCAGTAAGGAGGTCCAGGGTGAGCATCATCCGAACAGCATGTTCCAAAAGAACACAGACCATAGTCAACGGTTTGGAAGAGGGCATCATGACTCGCAAGGAGGTTGGGGCTCATCGGCGCAAGAGAATATGCACCACCATCACCATCAGAGGCCAGCTTCAAACAGAGATAGACAGAAGCAGAATCTGCATTACGAATACAAGCCTGTTGGCTCACATACGCATGATGGAGAACAACAATTTAAAGACGGATCTCAGGCAGAAGGTCCACCAAGATACAGGGAGAAAGGACAGGGCCAGCAAAGGCATGGTGGACACCAACAGCAAAGGGGTAGTGCTGGGAGAAACACCGGTCATGGATTAACAGATGAGAGAAACTAA